The Chloracidobacterium sp. genomic sequence AATGAAGACAGCGGCTTCGTATGTATCAAAGCATCTGCCTATCGGATTCGGGATGACGCCGAACCAAGCTCGACCGGCCACGCTTTCGAGATTCGAGGTCAAGGTTATGTAAACACCACATCCTTCATCGAGAACGGCGAGACAAGCGCGGTGGGCAGGGCGTTGGCGAATCTCGGCTTCAAGATCGATAACGGCATCGCATCACGGGAAGAGATGCAGAAGGTAGAGCGAATGACGAATACCGAAAAGCCGCACGGCGACCCTAGCCATAATGGCTACACGAGAAATAATGGTAGCGGCGGCGGCAACAACCGCCGTCTTGTCACCCAATCCGTTTCTTAGACGCTTCAAAGTAAACAAATAATGTCCGAAATAGAAGCGGGTGCCGACAGCATCCGGAAGTTCCTGCACGAGCTCGATATTAGGATTAGAGCCCGATATCCGCTCATCGCAATCAATACCTTCGAAGAAGATCGCGTAAGAGAGGCGCTGATCGATCTCGTCTTTCAGGAGCGGCATAAGGAAAAGTCTCTCTATTTCTGGAGCCGCCCAAGCGGTCTTCAGAAGGTGGTCGATCCGAAAGAGGGACTGCTTAGCTCGCCTCAAACGATCGGCGATACGGAAGATCCCGAAAGTCTTCTTGGCTTTATTAGCGAGCAGAAGACGGGTATTTTCCTCCTGTGTGACTACGCTCCTTATATCTCACCGTATGGGCAGGAGGACCCTTTACTGGTTCGACGACTTCGCGAGATCGCCTGGAAGCTGAAATCGACGAAGGCCACAGTTCTATTCGTGGGCCCGAACTTTCCCGAACTCAAAACATTGGAGAAGGAAGTAACGCAAATAGAACTCGACCTTCCGAGGGAGTCGGAGATCGAAGACTCGATCGAACTTCAGTTTGAAAACCTACGATCCAACGGGCTCGATATTAGCCTTACCAAAGAAACCCAGGACGCACTGCAGCAATCTCTACTTGGTCTAACAGCAGTCGAGATCAGCAATGTGGTTGCAAAGGCAGTAATTAGCTGTAACGGCCTGAATCAGGACTCGATCAATGTCATTCTTGAGGAAAAGAAGAACGTAATTCGAGGCAGCGGTTCATTGACCTATGTTCATCCTGAACCGGCAAGCAACTTAGGCGGCTACCAATCGCTTCGAGCAATCCTCGAACGTGCAGCATACACGTTCAGTCCGAGAGCGAAGGCCCGACACGTCGAACCATGCAAAGGCATACTGCTTGTCGGTCTTCCTGGTTGCGGAAAGGATCTCTGTAAACGTGTTGCTTCGAGCATTACGAATCGGGCACTGCTCGACTTGGACTTCGGCTCGATCATGGGTGAGGGAGGCGGCGTCATCGGTTCGTCAGCAATGTCGATAAAGCGGGCGTTATCTATCGCGGGCACGATTAAAGGCATTCTTGGTATCAGTGAGTTTGAGAAGGCCGTCTCTGGCATGAAGTCGTCAAACAAGACCGACGGCGGCGAAACGGCGCGAACCATCTCCTATCTTCTCAACTGGATGCAGGACAACAAGGATGTTCTTGTATTCGCTACCGCGAATGATGTTCGAGAGCTCGAATCCGAACAGTTCAGGATCGGTAGGTTCTCATATATACACTTCGTTGATCTTCCCGAAATAGAAGACCGAAAAGAGATATTCCGCGTTCACCTAAAGAAAAGAGCACTGGATGCCGAGCAGTTTGATCTTGAAAGACTCGTAGAAAAGAGCAAGGACTTCTCTGGTGCGGAGATCGAAGGTGCAGTACAAGACGGAGTTCTTGAAGCCTTCATTGACGGCGACCGACAGGCCGAGACTCGCGACATTATTAAAGCCGCCGAGAACATCACGCCTACTGCCCAGATGATGAGCGAGAAGATCGAAGAGATCCGCAAATGGGCTCGGAACAATATCAAAGGCGTAGGCTCACGAATCGAAAATACCGGCCTTGCCGGAAACCGCACCGATCGGATCTATGAACTCTAATTACGGAGAATCTAAATGAGTAAATACATGACATTCGACTCTCAGTCATTTCCGAATCGAGAGTTACTTCTCGAAGCCTTGGCCGAATGTGGTTTCGCATCGCCGACTGTAGGAACTGACATCCCTCTCGAAGGATGGGATAAACGCGATCCACAAACGGCGGACGTCGTTATCAGGCGTCGTGAAGTACGGGGACAATCGCTTTTAGGAGATATCGGCTTCCGGAAATCGTCAAAAGGTTATGTCGCAGTAATTGATGATATGGATTTGTCGTTTCGCTTGGGAAAAGACTTTATCGTCCGACTTCAGAACAGCTATCACGAAGCAGCTGCAAGAAAAATGGCCAAGAAACTCGGCGGCACGCTTATTAAAGAACGAATCGGAAAAACTCTGAAAATAAGAATCAAATACTGAGGAGGCGACCGACAATGCCCGAAGTTGAATTCAAGATCGATACCGAACGCGGAACATGCGAAACCGAGATAAAAGGGTATCAAGGGACTGCGTGCGAGAAGGCTGCTAGACATCTGAAGGAGATTTTAGGTGACCCCTCTATTGAGACTAAAAAGCAAGAGTATTTTGTCACGCCGAGTGTCAAACAGACCAATAAACTACGATGAGTAATAAGATCACCTTCATACTCGAACCAGACAGTGGGAAACTTACCGCTGAAGTCTCAGGCATTCCCGCTGATCAACTGATCGATCTCAGAGACGACCTTGGAACTTCCCAAAATTTGAATTGCGGAAAGCCGATGCAAGGTCAGTCTTGGGAACCGGGTAACCTTAAGGATGATCGCCATTACATCTGGCTTCATCGCATATATCACAACTCGGTGGTTGATGGTCCGGGTCGTCGGAGCGTGATTCAAGTTGCGGGTTGTTCAATTCGTTGTCCAGGTTGCTACGTTCCCGAAACTCATGATCGCCACAACGGGAAAAAGGTTTCTATTTCCTCAATTCTCGAAGAGATCGTTTCAAAACGCTATGAAAACGACGGTGTAACAATTCTCGGAGGCGAGCCTTTTGATCAATCTGATTCCGTGGCGGAACTTGTGTTGAGACTGAATAAACTTGGCTTCCACATTGTCGTCTACACGGGCAATACTATCGAGTATTTATCTACAAAAGACGACCCTAGCATCACCTATACTCTATCCCACATTGACTTGCTCATTGACGGTCCTTTTAAATCATCTCTAGTCGCTGAAACAGGGGAGTATCGAGGGTCATCGAATCAGCGCCTGTTACAGCAGAAATAGGTTGAGCCCGTCTAGTCTCTCATTGATTTCAATCTACACGAAAAATCATCCAAAGTTTTTCATGGCATCCCGTCATATTCGCAGTCGCAAATCTCGTGCTAATCCTCATTCGATTTTCAAAATCAGAAAGCTGGTTTACGTAAGATCTCGCTTACCCGCCCTTGGTGTTTGATAACAGACAACTGCTGTCTCTTATTAGACATCGTGGCCGCATCGCTTCGTCGAACACTCCCGTTAAACCCAATAAACATCGGATAAAGCGAGTGGTACAGCTATTGCCCTTACGTTTCAATATATGAGAGGTCAGATCGCACGATTTTTTGGTTTTTTTATTCTGGGTAGCGTCCTGTTCACGGTTGTCTCGCCTACCGCGATGCTCGCCCATGGCGGCGAGGATCATGGTGACGCGAAGCCAAAGTCCACGGCGAACGCGAAGGGCGTTGTATCCCATTCGACTCGTTTGGGCGAACTCGAGCTAATGGTAAAGCACCCTTCGATGGAGCCGGACAAGCCTACGACCGGGCTTCTTTTTATCACGAAATTTGAGACCAATGAACCTTTCAAGCTTGTCGATGCAAAGGTCGAGGTCGAATCGGCGAGCGGTGCGGTCTTTAATGCGACGGTTGCGGCTGGCGAACAGGCGGGCACATACAGCGTGACCTTTCCGGCGATGCCGTCCGGCGTTTACAAGATGCGGGCTAACGTCTCGCACGATGGCGAAACCGACACCGCCACTTTTTCCGGAATCGAAGTAAAGCCGCCCGCGGTTACGGCCGAGGGCGGAACGTCTTGGTTCACGCAATTGGTGATCGGCGTTGTCTTTTTGCTTGTAATAATTTTGCTTTTCGGGCTTGTGTTTTTCGTGTGGCGTTTCGCCGCTGGCCCTGGAGTTAACGAGGAAGCACTTTCTGCGTAAGAATCTAGCGAACATCGTTTACCGACACTCCATGGGCATAAGGAATATTTTAGCGATCGTAGGTGGGCATCTAGCGAAGCTCGGTTTAGCCGTCCTCTTTTTTGTCAGCTTTCATTCGGCATTCGCCCAGCAAACTGTTCCCGCGCCCGTACCGACTCCGGCCCCGTCGCTTCAATACATTGGTCAGGATGGCTTGAGTGTCGAGCGGCTTGTAGAAAGCGCCGGCAGTCGTCGGGCGGATCTGCTTGCGGCGCGGCAGCGACTCGTGATCGCCGAAGGGCGCCTCGTTCAAGCCGGACTTCGGCCAAATCCGGTCTTTAGTACCGAATACGGCAGCCCCCGTTTTCTGGGCGGCGAAAGCGAGTATGACTTTTCGGCAGGGTTGGCTCAACCTTTTGAGCTCGGAGGAAAACGTGGAAAGCGACGGGCCGTTGCGGAACTCGAACTCCAACAGGTTCGGGCCGAGGTCGCGGCTATCGAACGGAATATCGCCGTCGAAATTCGCCGGGATTATGCTCGGGCTATATCGGCCGCGCGGCAGCTCGATGTATTGGAAAGGCTTCTGGCCGCTGACGCGGAACTGGTTCGGGTGACGGAAGCACGCTTAAACGAAGGCGATGTGGCGCCGCTCGACCTGAATCTAGTCAGAGTCGAAAGCGACCGCCTGAAAATTCAAAGAATCGAAGCAAGAAACGAGTTGGAAACTGCCCTATTAAGAATTCGAACCTTGATCGGAGCTGATGTCGCGGAACCGCTTCGCTTGGCGCCTCAGTCCGACCGGCCGCCACGCCTCGATCTGGGACTTGGCGAACTTACCCAAAAAGCACTGAGCGATCGCTCCGACTTACAGGCCGCTCGGATCGGTGAGAGGCTAGGAACTGCCAGGCTGAGCTTGGCTCGCGCTGAGGCGGCTCCAGATATCACACCATCAGTGCGTTTTTCGCGTACCAAAGCATTTACCGATCTGCCCACATCGGCCGGAGGCGGGCGTGCCAATAATTTAGACAACGAGCTCACATTCGGCGTGTCGATAGATCTTCCGGTGTCCAACCGTAACCAGGGCGGAATTGCAGCCGCTGTCGGTGAACAGGTTCAAGCGGTGCGGACGCGGGAATTCTTAGAGGCAACAATACGGCGTGATGTCGCAGTTGCATACGGCCAGTATCGGGCCGCAGCAGAAAAGCTGGTGTTGTACACAACTCAAATCCTGCCGAGATCTGAGACAAATCTACAGACCGTTCGGGCGGCGTATAATGCCGGCGAGTTTTCGGTGTTCGAGGTCGTTAACGAACAGCGTCGTTTGAATGAGAACGTCACGAATTATAACCGGATTTTGGAAGAATACTACACGACCTTAACAGCACTCGAGGCAGCAGTCGGTGCAGCCCTGCCGCCATCCGCATTCATGCCGGGATCAACATCTGTCCTTCCCGATACCAGGATAGTGCCGAGACAGTTTACCAGGGAAGAATTTTTGAAGTCGAATAACGAGAATAAAACCGAACGGATCGGTTCGTTAGAGACGACCAAAAGGAAAATAGAAGAGGAGAAAAAATGAAAACACTCATATTCGTAACTTTGATTGCCGCGAGCCTACTAGCACGAGCGTGTTCCAGTGGAACAACAACGCCTGCCGCTAACACCGCTACGGCGAATAAGGCGCCAGCGAACTCGACCGCAGCAAATAACGCTGCCCCACCAGCGAAAGCCGATGAGATTCCGGCCTCGGTCAAGGCGGCACTTCCTGGAGCGCAGACATTTACGGCCATGCACAAAGAGCTGACCGATGCTCAGATCGCGTCTATTGAAAAAGACACGGGCGGGAAAGTCTCCGAAAAAGATCATCACTCCTATCCGGGATTTTCCACTGCGAATGGTACCAAAACGCAGATCGGAGCGGTCACGATCGTCAAGGCGGCCGGGAAGGAGATCATAGTTATATATGAGAACAAGGAAGGGTCGCCGTCGATCAAAGAGATCAAGGCCGAGGGCGTGCCGGCCGGTTTTCTCAGCCAGTTTGCTGGAAAGGGCCATGATGACGATCTGCTGCTAGGGGCTGATATCAAGTCAAACGGTGCGAAGGATGATCTGGCTAAAGCGATCACGGACGCCGTGCGGATCGATGTTCTGTCAATGCAGGCTCTGTACGGTAAGGCACACGCACATTAATGTATAGGTTCATCAAAAACTTAATACTCAAGGCTTGTTCCGGTTGTCCAAGTGTTAGGCGATTTCAGAAATCGTTCCTTACCTCAGTCTGGGTGTTCGCTCTGAGTCTCATGGCAGCCTTCGCTGC encodes the following:
- a CDS encoding DUF1257 domain-containing protein: MSKYMTFDSQSFPNRELLLEALAECGFASPTVGTDIPLEGWDKRDPQTADVVIRRREVRGQSLLGDIGFRKSSKGYVAVIDDMDLSFRLGKDFIVRLQNSYHEAAARKMAKKLGGTLIKERIGKTLKIRIKY
- a CDS encoding TolC family protein, giving the protein MGIRNILAIVGGHLAKLGLAVLFFVSFHSAFAQQTVPAPVPTPAPSLQYIGQDGLSVERLVESAGSRRADLLAARQRLVIAEGRLVQAGLRPNPVFSTEYGSPRFLGGESEYDFSAGLAQPFELGGKRGKRRAVAELELQQVRAEVAAIERNIAVEIRRDYARAISAARQLDVLERLLAADAELVRVTEARLNEGDVAPLDLNLVRVESDRLKIQRIEARNELETALLRIRTLIGADVAEPLRLAPQSDRPPRLDLGLGELTQKALSDRSDLQAARIGERLGTARLSLARAEAAPDITPSVRFSRTKAFTDLPTSAGGGRANNLDNELTFGVSIDLPVSNRNQGGIAAAVGEQVQAVRTREFLEATIRRDVAVAYGQYRAAAEKLVLYTTQILPRSETNLQTVRAAYNAGEFSVFEVVNEQRRLNENVTNYNRILEEYYTTLTALEAAVGAALPPSAFMPGSTSVLPDTRIVPRQFTREEFLKSNNENKTERIGSLETTKRKIEEEKK
- a CDS encoding DUF2997 domain-containing protein; this encodes MPEVEFKIDTERGTCETEIKGYQGTACEKAARHLKEILGDPSIETKKQEYFVTPSVKQTNKLR
- a CDS encoding 4Fe-4S cluster-binding domain-containing protein, which translates into the protein MSNKITFILEPDSGKLTAEVSGIPADQLIDLRDDLGTSQNLNCGKPMQGQSWEPGNLKDDRHYIWLHRIYHNSVVDGPGRRSVIQVAGCSIRCPGCYVPETHDRHNGKKVSISSILEEIVSKRYENDGVTILGGEPFDQSDSVAELVLRLNKLGFHIVVYTGNTIEYLSTKDDPSITYTLSHIDLLIDGPFKSSLVAETGEYRGSSNQRLLQQK
- a CDS encoding AAA family ATPase, producing the protein MSEIEAGADSIRKFLHELDIRIRARYPLIAINTFEEDRVREALIDLVFQERHKEKSLYFWSRPSGLQKVVDPKEGLLSSPQTIGDTEDPESLLGFISEQKTGIFLLCDYAPYISPYGQEDPLLVRRLREIAWKLKSTKATVLFVGPNFPELKTLEKEVTQIELDLPRESEIEDSIELQFENLRSNGLDISLTKETQDALQQSLLGLTAVEISNVVAKAVISCNGLNQDSINVILEEKKNVIRGSGSLTYVHPEPASNLGGYQSLRAILERAAYTFSPRAKARHVEPCKGILLVGLPGCGKDLCKRVASSITNRALLDLDFGSIMGEGGGVIGSSAMSIKRALSIAGTIKGILGISEFEKAVSGMKSSNKTDGGETARTISYLLNWMQDNKDVLVFATANDVRELESEQFRIGRFSYIHFVDLPEIEDRKEIFRVHLKKRALDAEQFDLERLVEKSKDFSGAEIEGAVQDGVLEAFIDGDRQAETRDIIKAAENITPTAQMMSEKIEEIRKWARNNIKGVGSRIENTGLAGNRTDRIYEL